One Oscillospiraceae bacterium genomic region harbors:
- a CDS encoding S-layer homology domain-containing protein: ATSGSVPADSREYPKHTDVTVLGNEKGLAAAGREFTGWSANAESDTAAYTAGAQIEDITADVNLYAVFSGDEARHTVTYDLNLPSGAEKKSGNVPAATSHLRHTTATLATPAADLTVLGYDFGGWTRKPGPTAAVTEIANITADETVYAIWNGVPILPGEPGEPSDPGEPGGPSGPSDPGDPSNPDAPFMYTVTYHKGDADGGTVPAAVEYRKHEDVPVSRNTGGLFKYERDMAGWSTSVNGSAAYLANGESRIMDISANYELYPAWEAARNAFYITYDAKSLDGGKVTPEHPTTFTADDLPVSIPAANRNGYNFVGWYLDAELSTQLGTDGNLWQITMTGDKVLYAKWRVIPNSGDPDDDTVGAGNDETPLVSFEGAHIPYIFGYADGTVRPDRNITRAEVAMIFFRLLADDEKTVSRVSNFPDVRSDVWYAQAVAYLESLGVLLGYPDGTFKPDRSISRAEFAAISARFSALDGTTENAFSDVSSTHWALSYINSAATHGGWVQGFPDGTFRPDEWITRAQVVTVINRMLQRILHTEDIPEGIATFTDLPRAHWAYADIVEASTDHDRYNVAVRPDGSEIWTAKAAATSEEAQPAA, translated from the coding sequence CACGGCGGGCGCGCAAATCGAGGACATCACGGCGGATGTGAATCTGTACGCGGTGTTCAGCGGCGACGAGGCGCGGCACACGGTGACCTACGATCTGAACCTGCCGAGTGGGGCGGAGAAGAAGAGCGGAAATGTGCCGGCGGCGACGAGCCACCTGCGCCACACGACGGCGACGCTGGCGACGCCGGCAGCGGACCTCACGGTACTGGGGTACGACTTCGGCGGCTGGACACGGAAGCCGGGCCCAACAGCGGCGGTCACGGAGATAGCGAACATCACGGCGGACGAGACGGTATATGCGATTTGGAACGGCGTGCCGATTTTACCCGGCGAGCCCGGTGAGCCGAGCGATCCCGGTGAACCCGGCGGGCCGAGCGGACCGAGTGACCCCGGAGACCCGAGCAACCCGGACGCGCCTTTCATGTACACGGTGACCTATCACAAAGGCGACGCGGACGGCGGGACAGTGCCGGCGGCGGTGGAGTACCGGAAGCATGAGGACGTGCCTGTGTCCAGGAACACGGGCGGGCTGTTCAAATACGAAAGAGACATGGCCGGGTGGTCGACGAGTGTAAACGGCAGCGCAGCGTATCTGGCGAATGGCGAGAGCCGGATCATGGACATCTCGGCGAACTATGAGCTGTACCCGGCGTGGGAGGCAGCCCGGAACGCCTTCTACATCACCTACGACGCGAAGAGCCTAGACGGCGGGAAGGTCACACCGGAACACCCGACGACATTCACCGCCGACGACCTGCCCGTCAGTATCCCCGCCGCGAATCGCAACGGATACAACTTCGTCGGCTGGTACCTGGACGCGGAGCTCAGCACACAACTGGGAACAGACGGTAATCTGTGGCAGATCACAATGACAGGCGACAAAGTCCTCTATGCGAAGTGGCGCGTCATCCCGAACAGCGGTGATCCCGACGACGACACTGTCGGCGCCGGCAACGACGAGACGCCGCTGGTATCCTTCGAGGGCGCGCATATCCCATACATTTTCGGATACGCCGACGGGACAGTACGTCCGGACAGAAACATCACCCGCGCCGAGGTGGCCATGATCTTCTTCAGGCTGCTGGCGGACGATGAAAAAACAGTGTCGCGTGTCTCGAACTTCCCAGACGTCCGGAGCGACGTGTGGTACGCGCAGGCGGTGGCCTACCTAGAGAGCCTCGGCGTCCTGCTGGGGTACCCGGACGGCACATTCAAGCCCGACCGGTCGATCAGCAGAGCGGAGTTCGCCGCCATCTCGGCCCGCTTCAGCGCACTGGACGGCACGACCGAGAACGCGTTCAGCGACGTTTCGTCCACACACTGGGCGCTCAGCTACATCAACAGCGCGGCGACGCACGGCGGCTGGGTCCAGGGCTTCCCGGACGGCACCTTCCGGCCGGACGAGTGGATAACCAGAGCTCAGGTCGTGACGGTGATCAACCGCATGCTGCAGCGCATCCTCCACACGGAGGATATCCCGGAAGGCATCGCGACATTCACCGACCTGCCGAGGGCCCACTGGGCCTACGCAGACATCGTAGAGGCCTCCACGGACCACGACCGCTACAACGTCGCCGTCCGGCCGGACGGCAGCGAAATCTGGACCGCCAAGGCGGCCGCCACAAGCGAAGAGGCGCAGCCCGCCGCCTAA